The Hemibagrus wyckioides isolate EC202008001 linkage group LG26, SWU_Hwy_1.0, whole genome shotgun sequence DNA window ACAGTCACTGTACCAAAAACCCCCGAGGAATCTTTTAGCACAGGACCCTGGATGCAAGTCCTGGTCTTTGTCAAATGTGGAGAAATTCTGTCCATTGACTGGTGTCATGGCATCACCTGCAGATAACAGAAGTTATCTAATGTAGAAACTCTAGAAACTCTCTAATGTACATTGATCAAGCATAATattgtgagcagtgccaggtgaagtgaataagactgagtatctcctcatcatggcccctgttagtgggtgggatatattaggcagcaagtgaacattttgtcctcaaagttgatgttagaagcaggaaaaatggacaagcataaggatttgagcgagtttgaccaaatttggggctagaccactggatcagagcatctccaaaactgcagctcttgtggggtgttcccggtctgcagtggtcagtatctatcaaaagtggtccaagaaagcaacagtggtgaaccggagacagggtcatgggcggtcaaggctcattaatgcacgtgtgaagtgaaggctggactgtgtgatccgatccaacagacgagctactgttgatcaaactgctgaagaagttaatgctggttctgatagaaaggggtcagaatacacagtgcaggacgggtcagggctgttttggtagcaaaagggggacctacacaatattaggtaggtggtcataatattatgcttgatcagtgtatactgtTTGTGAATAGTGTTAAGGTATATTAGTTTCAACAACATGCAAGCTAACAAGCTAATATGAATGTAACATTGCCATAGAGTTGCTACTCATCTGGATTTCAAGCTCTCCTGAATGTACGAAGAGAAGCCCAGCAGCTCCCACATACCTGCACCTCCATTGAGGAAGCCACTAACACTGAGCTTGTAGCTGTTAGCTTCAGATTCCACAGAGAAATCCGTGTATCGAGCGTAAACCGACACCCCCTCAAAGTCCTGCAGGTCCACTTTCAGCTCATATTTCCGCTTTCTTGTGAGTTGGTAGAGATTCTCCAATCCTTGaggtgaatgaaagaaaaagtaatttgttcatatttagaaaagaaagaaattcagatCAAGTTCAAGGATCTTTCTAGATTTCTTAATTCAAGATGCACGATGGATGAATACTTAGATTTTTgcagtagcttagtggtgaaggtgttaggctactaattggaaggttgtgagttcaaatcccaggtccaccaagctgccactgctgggcccctgagcaaggcccttaaccctcagttgctcagttaaaatgttgctctggataagggcatctgccaaatgccacaaatgtaaatataaatgtagaagTCAGTATGGTCACATGGTGGCAGCACTGCACTGattcttggtaacatgacaagctgcatttttaaaTACAGCAAAAAGAATAAAGGGAGTTTGGCGAACTTGTTCTGTCGACATTCCCCAACAATATATGTAACTATAAGCAGTCTGCTGTggtaaaagaagaataaaacacttcaggatgttccATTACATCACAGCTTTGGGGTGCTACCAGTTATTCTGCTTTGCTTCATGTCACATCGTACCATTCTGATTTTTTATATCATCATgaaacaaagtgttttattatttactttatattttgTCAAGATTTCTGGCTTTAATCACATTTCTGACTGCAGCAGGTCTGTCCAGTGGTCACTACTTAATACCCTGTGAGTGATCTGTGCTGGAATTTCTCACCCAGCCAGTATTCTCCATCCCTGTTCCCAAACCCTTTCTTGTAGTGTTCCCATGGTCTGTAGAAATTCACAGAGCCATCCATTCTCCTCTGAAACACCTGGTGAGAAGGGTAATGTTCAGCACTTTAGTACCTTTAACAAGTTGGTCTGATGGTTTATCAAACAAAACTAATGCTCTGGGctacatttcatttaaataaagatttctGTAAAGGAGACACGCCCTTCTGACATACCGTCCACTTCCCATCTTCTGTTACACTTCCGAAACACCCCATGTCACAGTACACCTGCACAGGTGTCCCTACTGTAGGGTAGATTGTGTACACGCCACTGAGTGTTTGTCCGTTAGTGTAGACATCAGAGCAGTCTGTTGGACCCAGAGACCAAGAAATAGGTGTACTGCCAACCAACAGGGGGAACAGCAGAGTCCCGAAcactgaaaacactgaaaacacCTTGTCCTGGAAAAGTCACCCAAAAATACAGATAAAGCACATTTAGTGATATAAAACATGCTGTGACGTTCCTTTATAAAGGGAAAGAGATAATATAGAAAATGGAAAAACCAATGACAAAGTCATTAATTTGTGTACTTACAGTCATTTTAGTCATCTCCTGTCGTTCATACACACTTTATTTCAAATGCAGAGCGTCAGGAGAAAGTGTGTTTAAACCAAAGATACAACACACAAGATGCTTCTTAAATCTCTTTTCAGATGGtcatccttccttccactcTTTTATATCCTGTTGTTACTCTGAAACTCCACCTCACTGCATCATATATATGTGTAAGAATGGAAATTCCAGAGGGAAAGTTCAGTAATTAAAGCCATAATCTCATGTATCTGGTGTGGATTCTGCATTAGCAAATAAATATATCAACTTTTAttgtacataaaacacaaattaTTAAACATGAGCGTAACATCAGTTTATGACTGGAATAGAAAATGTCAGATGAAGACACTCTTGCTCAGTGTTTATTCCGCAGTTGCAACATCGCAGCAGTGACATTACATGATTGTGAAAGGACCGTACTCTGAACTTACTGCAAATATAATGACCACTGAAACTGTATCAAGATAAGATACAGTATACTATTCTATGTTATCCTTATAGACATTAGActgattcttatttatttatttatttattcactcattgattgattgattgattggtgcCCAAACCTCTCAGTTGTGAAGCAGTGGCTCTGCTCCTatgttcaagattcaagattcaagaagcttttattgtcatttcaaccacatacagctggcgcagtacatagtgaaatgaaacaacgtttctccaggacctggtgctacataaacatacaacaacaagttcaatacaaaacaacaaacaacaccacagagcttggacagaagtttgtcttagccacgtaaagtgcacagtgtgcagctaggtgcaaacagagcatagacaagacagtgcaaaaaagacaataaatacaataaagacaacacaaaagaacacaggacacttagcgccgaaaagaaataaaagaacatgtactggaatgtaagtgaaataaaatagataaagtgaaatgatgtagaaaaaaagtattgtgcaaaaatattgtgcaaaaatacacagcagcggttgaggtagtgcaaatagaataaacataaatataactatagcagcagatgacaggtagaggtagtgcagtaagtaatgaacaatataaattatgtgtgtgtgtgtgtgtgtgtgtgtgcgtccacacagtcaagagagagtgtgtgtatctgtgtgtgagagagacagagagttagtatacagttcagtcctgagtgagagtgtgtgtgtgtgtgtgtgtgtgtgagagagagagtgtagaacagttcagtcctgagtgagagtgtgtgtgtgtgtgagagagtgtagaacagttcagtcctgagtgagagtgtgtgtgtgtgtgagagagtgtagaacagttcagtcctgagtgagagtgtgtgtgtgtgtgtgtgtgtgtgtgtgtgtgtgtgagagagtgtagaacagttcagtcctgagtgagagtgtgtgtgtgtgtgagagagtgtagaacagttcagtcctgagtgagagtgtgtgtgtgtgtgtgtgtgtgtgtgtgagagagtgtagaacagttcagtcctgagtgagagtgtgtgtgtgtgtgtgtgagagagagtgtagaacagttcagtcctgagtgagagtgtgtgtgtgtgtgagagagtgtagaacagttcagtcctgagtgagagtgtgtgtgtgtgtgtgtgtgtgtgagagagagagtgtagaacagttcagtcctgagtgagagtgtgtgtgtgtgtgtgtgtgagagagagagtgtagaacagttcagtcctgagtgagagtgtgtgtgtgtgtgtgagagagtgtagaacagttcagtcctgagtgagagtgtgtgtgtgtgtgagagagtgtagaacagttcagtcctgagtgagagtgtgtgtgtgtgagagagtgtagaacagttcagtcctgagtgagagtgtgtgtgtgtgtgtgtgagagagtgtagaacagttcagtcctgagtgagagtgtgtgtgtgtgtgagtgagagagtgtagaacagttcagtcctgagtgagagtgtgtgtgtgtgtgagagagtgtagaacagttcagtcctgagtgagagtgtgtgtgtgtgtgtgtgtgtgtgagagagagagtgtagaacagttcagtcttgagtgagagtgtgtgtgtgtgtgagagagtgtagaacagttcagtcctgagtgagagtgtgtgtgtgtgtgtgtgtgtgagagagagagtgtagaacagttcagtcctgagtgagagtgtgtgtgtgtgtgagagagtgtagaacagttcagtcctgagtgagagtgtgtgtgtgtgtgagagagtgtagaacagttcagtcctgagtgagagtgtgtgtgtgtgagagagtgtagaacagttcagtcctgagtgagagtgtgtgtgtgtgtgtgagagagagtgtagaacagttcagtcctgagtgagagtgtgtgtgtgtgtgtgtgtgagagagtgtagaacagttcagtcctgagtgagagtgtgtgtgtgtgtgtgagagagtgtagaacagttcagtcctgagtgagagtgtgtgtgtgtgagagagtgtagaacagttcagtcctgagtgagagtgtgtgtgtgtgtgtgtgtgagagagtgtagaacagttcagtcctgagtgagagtgtgtgtgtgagagagtgtagaacagttcagtcctgagtgagagtgtgtgcgtgtgtgagagagagtgtagaacagttcagtcctgagtgagagtgtgtgtgtgtgtgtgagagagtgtagaacagttcagtcctgagtgagtgtgtgtgtgtgtgtgtgtgagagagtgtagaacagttcagtcctgagtgagagtgtgtgtgtgtgtgtgtgtgagagagtgtagaacagttcagtcctgagtgagagtgtgtgtgtgagagagtgtagaacagttcagtcctgagtgagagtgtgtgtgtgtgtgtgagagagtgtagaacagttcagtcctgagtgagtgtgtgtgtgtgtgtgagagtgtagaacagttcagtcccgggtgttgaggagcctaatggcttgaggaaagaaactgttacacagtctggttgtgaggcccgaatgctccggtacctctttccagatggcaggagggtgaagagtgtgtgtgaggggtgtgtggggtgtgcaagagtgtgtgtgaggggtgtgtggggtcagccacaatgctgttggctttgcggatgcagtgtgcggtgtaaatgtctgtgatagaggggagagagactccgatgatcttctcagctgtcctcactatccgctgaagggtcttgtgatctgagacggtgcagttcccaaaccaggcagtgatgcagctgctcaggacgctctcaatggtccctctgtagaacacagtcaggatgggggaagggagatgggctttcctcagcctcctcaggatgtagaggcactgctgggctttcttggtgatggagctggtgttgagtgaccaggtgaagttctccgccagatggacaccaaagtttgaggaaagaaactgttctgTTTGGttctcttgacgatctccaccgaggatccgtcgatggacagcggagaatggtcactctgtgctctcctgaagtcaacaaccatctctttggtcttgtcgacgttcagggagaggttgttggctctgcaccaggctgttagatgttgcacctcctctctgtatgctgactcatcattcttgctgatgagacccaccacggtcgtgtcatcagtgaacttgacgatgtggttggagctgtgcattgctgtacagtcgtgagtcagcagagtgaacagcaatggactgagcacacagccctgaggtgctccagtgctcagtgtggtggtgctggagatactgctcccgatccggactgactgaggtctcccagtcaggaaatccaggatccagttgcagagagaggtgttcaggcccaggagactcagcttcttaatcagctgctgagggatgattgtgttgaatgctgaactgaaatctatgaacagcattcgaacgtaggagtccttacagtccaggtgtgtgagggccagatgcagggttgtggtgatggcgtcttccgtggaacggttaggacgatacgcaaactgcaaggggtccagcaagaGTGGTATGGGTGTTCTTCCATATACCTGAGTTCTTCACTGTATTATGTAGTCACCCCCTGAGGAGGAACCTCATTTCTCAAATGCCAGGTGTAGCCATGCCCATAGGCGAGGATAAGGATGTAGATTTTGTTCTCACACTTTCTTTTTCCTGAAGTTTTGAATAAGATTCTGAGCTCCATAAAGTCCTCCACCAGAGGCTTGCTCTCTCTCCTCACCTGAAGGATCCTATTGTACTTTGAAGTGCAGATTTTCTTTCTGATGGTGttcataatttatttttctggtgGTCCAATTAGATTGAAAAGATCATTTCTAACGTTGCTTCAGTTACTCTGTACTTCATTACTATTCAGTGATCAGATTTCTAGGCATTTCGTTCATTTCTTCCAGGATGTCATCCATGTTTCCAGTTGATCTTTGGTCATACTCGTTTGTCACTGTATTCACTGCATACTTTCCCATAGCAACATCTGTATTACTGatatttcttcttattctttGGACTCGGGTTGAGCTTTGTTCTGTTACCTCTGCAGTTTTAGAGTTGTAGCAATCCTAGTAATATGAAGGCTGTTGTCAGTATCAGAGCAACAACATGCTGTTTATTTGATCgtttaaagtattttatttttcaggttCAAAAGGTGTTAGAAAGTACTGTTCTGTTCATTTACAAATCatgaatgattatttttatatcagTACACTGGAAGAAATGTACACAGACTCtaaacactacagcagtgtACTTTACAGACTTTATTACAAccctttaaaatataattattaaacatttaaatttaaaatgataaactTATGCTACAGGTCTGATCTTCATGGTGATGTATCTGAGACCATGGCCATAGCCTTTCCAGGTCTTCCACACATTTCCGATGGCCAAGTGAGTGGCGTCTTCTCCCCACAGGTAAATCCCATTAGGGTTAGCATTGTGGCACTCACTGTACCAAAACCCCCCGAGGTAGGATTTAGCACAGTTCCCTTCTGCATACGAGTCCTGGTCTTTATCAAAGGTGGAGaatttctgtttgttgtttgtaGCCATAGAATCACCTACAGAACCGAACAGAAGCTGTCACTACAAACACTCTTTCATTATATGTACATTATTTGcctttcacttcactgttcatctcacctgCACCTCCATTGATGAAACCACTAAGATGGAGCTTGTAGCCCTCAGCCTCAGATTCtacagagaaagaagaatacCGAGCATAAACCAATGTTCCATCAAAGTCCTGCAGGTCCACCTTCAGCTCGTGTTTCTTCTTACGCGTGAGTTGGTAGATGTTTTCTAATGGAAGTAAAAAGGAATACCATATTctgaaaaatatttatacaaagtcaggtttaagaaaaaaaataaataaaaacgaaaGAAATAAAGACGTCATGGATTAAATTCAAGTGTGTTACTTAGTGTGGCCGCATGGCGGCAGCTAAataattccattccattccatagTCTTTACCGCTTATCCAATGTATTATCAGGTCACGGgaagcctgtgcctatctcaggcatcattgggcatcaaggcaggatacaccctggacagagagCCAACCCATCgcaaggcacacacacattacgggcaatttagagactccaatcagcctagaagcatgtctttggaatgtgggaggaaactggggcacccagaggaaacccagcaagtacagggagaacatgcaaactccacacacagtgagcgggatcaagactcaaacccaggacactggaggtgtaaggaaaacgtgctaaccactaagccaccgtgccgcctCAGCTAAATAATATTCAGCTAAAACAATATTCACTATCACACCAACTCAATGTTTTGTGTCTCAAACAGTTCTGAAGTTGATTAGAAGATTAGAAATTAGTAACATTTATAATTAAACCACACTAGTAATTAgtgaaaatatttacactgctgtaactCTGCTAAAATGTGCATAAAGTAACagaatttatttgaaatatgaaatttcaaTGACTTATAAATAGgtattttaaacataaaatcCTTTACACTGAATTGAACTAAACTTCACTTAAACATACACCTCGCAGAATCTGCCacattttcatcatttaaaGAATAATAAGTGATCGCAGAATATGTATTACGTTTTCCATTTTGCACTGTCCTTCAGAAGCACCAtaagatatttacatttttctcagatgacataataataacagaaataaCAAACTTAACCTTAACTCTCAACTCAATTAattaaaggtgtgtttttttttttattctaaaaagCCGACATTTCATGTTATTTATACTATAACAATCCTAAATGGTCTAATTAGGACTCAGGATCTTTGAGTGGATCTGAAATACACTTATTATTGGggtttattcatattttaggTTCATCTACTTCCATCTGAATTGTGAATGTAGtctttcattttattccatAATACCCTGTGAGTGATCTGTGCTGGAATTTCTCACCCAGCCAGTATTCTCCATTCTTGTTCCCAAACCCTTCCTTGTAGTGTTCCCATGGTCTGTAGAAATTCACAGAGCCATCCATTCTCCTCTGAAACACCTGGTGAGAAGGTTAACATTCAACACTTTAGCTGAATCACAGTCGCTAGCGTCTGTTTCTTGAGTTGTGACCAATTATCACACAGAACAACTCCTGTGCAACAGTATAAAAGAGACACAAATAAATGTACCGTCCAATTCCCGTCTGCTGGTAGGCTTCCCAGACATCCCATGTCACAgtacacctgtacaggtgtatTTGCTGTAGGGTAGATTGTGTACACGCCGCTGAGTGTTTGTCCGTTAGCATAGACATCAGAGCAGTCTGTCGGACCAGGAGACCAAGAAATAGGTGTACTGCCAACCAGCAGGGGGAGCAGCAGAGTCCCAAAcactgaaaacactgaaaacacCTTGTCCTGGAAAACACAAAAATGatgacttttaaaataaaaaaaaacatattgtggtgtcctttaaaaaaataataaacagcaaACTCAACGTATCGAAATGCAGTAATTACACTAAAACTCACTTTAATCATTTTAGTCTCCTGTAACCATGAAAACGACGCCTCGATTCTAAAGCAGAGATTGTAGATTTGACTCGAGACACCTGTAAACTATACAGAAATTCAAAAATTACGTTTTATCCAAgatatttcttttattgttaaatttatatttttcttgcCAAAGTTGCACAATTCTAGAGAAAATCTAAattaaagataataataaaacatacctCATGTGCTTCTCTCCTCTCATCGCCAGCTGTTCACTTACTCATACTTTTAAACTCTTATGAACTCCTAAACCCTCCTaattatgtaatgtgtgtgtgtgtgtgtgtgtgtgtgtgtgtgtgtgtgtgtgtgtgtgtgtgtcaggatggaAATTCCAGAAGGAAAAGTCCACTCACTGGGTCCATGACCTTACAGATGTTTGTTCAAACCTTCATGAATTTACACATACAAGTATTTTGTGTtgctgcttattattattattattattattattattttagtataataatataatataaggttattattgtatattaaaCGCAAACTAATACATATGAACATCCTGTTTAGTTATGAAGCAACCTAAGTGTTTGTACTAGAAAAGCAAACATACAGCACATGTCTTCAGATTTGACCTGATTGTGAAACAGAATTACGGACATCAGACTGTGCTCCGGAACTTGCCTACAAATCTACTGACCATTACAATCAGTACTTGATgttatattgtttattaatgtttatttattccagGTATCACATGTAAAtgttaattcaaataaaaaaggtcCTGTATTCTATTGTTAATCAAACCAATAGGCCTCTTCGGTATCCACTACACATGCTGACCCTAGTAGCATGATGCACTTGAAACAGCTACAAAATTTGTCAGCAACCATTTGGTCACTGACAGTAAATATTGTGCaagcatttgtttttttgtattttactgACAAGCCATGGCTCTCAATCGTTTGCTCAATCGTATGTGCTTGATGAATGTCTCATTCCAGATTTTCCAGGTTTTTCaatagatgttggattgtgtctgtggggattagtgatcattcagctacaagagcataagtgaaatcagactctgatgttgggatgttgaggagactccagttccagttcatccccaaggtgttcagtggggttgaatcagagtcagggctctgtgtctTGACAAAACATGTATTTGATATTTTGTGAGGTCATTCGGAACTCTGTGGCTACTAGCAACTTCATTGATTAACTTGCTAACCTTCTCATCTAAAACTAATGTGCTGTCCACTTCTAGACATGGTATATTATTATAGTCTTAAACTCTTTACTTTAAGAAACAGACATAGACCCAGCAATAgaaatatacacatttatatcaTTCTGTGAAATCatatggttaaaaaaatacagtgaCGATACAAATTGTTATCGAGACAGACGACAAGACAGACGACAAGACAGCATTCTATCATCACTGCACCGTGTCACTAAGAGTCTAAGACACAGGTCTGATCTTCATGGTGATAGACTTGACTCCATAATCATAGCCTTTCCAATGGTGCCAAACATTTCCAATGGCAATGAGAGTGCCATCTTTTCCCCACAGGTAAATCCCATTAGGGTTCGCTTGGTGGCACTTGCTGTACCAAAAAGCCCCAAGGTAGGATTTAGTGCAGTTTCCCTCCTCATTAGAATCCTGGTCTTTATCGAAGGTAGAGAATTTCTGCCCGTTGCTTACCTCCAGAGAATCACCTGTGGGTAAGAAGAACAGTCCAAGTCAAGTCAGAAAGATCTGATTTATGACTAGAACCTAATGTAATGATTGTTAGCGCACAGCTGTAATTACAAGCAGGATTTTCTTTGAGCTTGTAATTACAACTTCCCAGG harbors:
- the LOC131347163 gene encoding microfibril-associated glycoprotein 4-like, with the translated sequence MTKMTDKVFSVFSVFGTLLFPLLVGSTPISWSLGPTDCSDVYTNGQTLSGVYTIYPTVGTPVQVYCDMGCFGSVTEDGKWTVFQRRMDGSVNFYRPWEHYKKGFGNRDGEYWLGLENLYQLTRKRKYELKVDLQDFEGVSVYARYTDFSVESEANSYKLSVSGFLNGGAGDAMTPVNGQNFSTFDKDQDLHPGSCAKRFLGGFWYSDCHSANPNGIYLWGRDGTHYAIGNVWQQWKGYDYGLKYISMKIRPVSVAQ
- the LOC131347165 gene encoding microfibril-associated glycoprotein 4-like isoform X1, whose amino-acid sequence is MIKDKVFSVFSVFGTLLLPLLVGSTPISWSPGPTDCSDVYANGQTLSGVYTIYPTANTPVQVYCDMGCLGSLPADGNWTVFQRRMDGSVNFYRPWEHYKEGFGNKNGEYWLGLENIYQLTRKKKHELKVDLQDFDGTLVYARYSSFSVESEAEGYKLHLSGFINGGAGDSMATNNKQKFSTFDKDQDSYAEGNCAKSYLGGFWYSECHNANPNGIYLWGEDATHLAIGNVWKTWKGYGHGLRYITMKIRPVA
- the LOC131347165 gene encoding microfibril-associated glycoprotein 4-like isoform X2 produces the protein MIKDKVFSVFSVFGTLLLPLLVGSTPISWSPGPTDCSDVYANGQTLSGVYTIYPTANTPVQVYCDMGCLGSLPADGNWTVFQRRMDGSVNFYRPWEHYKEGFGNKNGEYWLENIYQLTRKKKHELKVDLQDFDGTLVYARYSSFSVESEAEGYKLHLSGFINGGAGDSMATNNKQKFSTFDKDQDSYAEGNCAKSYLGGFWYSECHNANPNGIYLWGEDATHLAIGNVWKTWKGYGHGLRYITMKIRPVA
- the LOC131347165 gene encoding microfibril-associated glycoprotein 4-like isoform X3; this translates as MIKDKVFSVFSVFGTLLLPLLVGSTPISWSPGPTDCSDVYANGQTLSGVYTIYPTANTPVQVYCDMGCLGSLPADGNWTVFQRRMDGSVNFYRPWEHYKEGFGNKNGEYWLESEAEGYKLHLSGFINGGAGDSMATNNKQKFSTFDKDQDSYAEGNCAKSYLGGFWYSECHNANPNGIYLWGEDATHLAIGNVWKTWKGYGHGLRYITMKIRPVA
- the LOC131347165 gene encoding ficolin-2-like isoform X4, producing MGCLGSLPADGNWTVFQRRMDGSVNFYRPWEHYKEGFGNKNGEYWLGLENIYQLTRKKKHELKVDLQDFDGTLVYARYSSFSVESEAEGYKLHLSGFINGGAGDSMATNNKQKFSTFDKDQDSYAEGNCAKSYLGGFWYSECHNANPNGIYLWGEDATHLAIGNVWKTWKGYGHGLRYITMKIRPVA